A stretch of the Nosocomiicoccus ampullae genome encodes the following:
- the ftsY gene encoding signal recognition particle-docking protein FtsY — MSLFDRLKKKFSGQTDKEGFEDTPVTEETKDADLDGDGLISIEEFEEWEQEQVGYKFKQGLEKSREKFQDQINQLMATYRTVDEDFFEALEEVLITADVGFETVMELTDELRDYAKLKNITETTELREVIVEKMIEIYERNGDLDEGMNMQDDLTIILVVGVNGVGKTTSIGKLAHRYKSEGKNVMLAAADTFRAGAINQLQVWGDRVDADVIKHQEGSDPAAVVFDAVNAAKRRGTDVLIVDTAGRLQNKGNLMKELEKMKRVIQRVDENAPHEVLLVLDATTGQNAMLQAKSFNDVTELTGIVLTKLDGTAKGGIVLAIKNELGIPVKFVGLGEKIDDLEIFSAENYVYGLFADMIDESGESSDDERTE; from the coding sequence GTGAGTTTATTTGATCGTTTAAAAAAGAAATTCTCTGGCCAGACAGATAAAGAAGGATTTGAAGATACACCAGTCACTGAAGAAACGAAAGATGCAGATCTTGATGGTGACGGTTTAATATCGATTGAAGAATTTGAAGAGTGGGAACAAGAACAAGTCGGTTACAAATTTAAGCAAGGTCTTGAAAAGTCTCGTGAGAAATTCCAAGACCAAATTAACCAACTGATGGCGACGTATCGTACAGTTGATGAAGATTTCTTTGAAGCACTTGAAGAAGTACTAATTACTGCAGACGTCGGATTTGAAACAGTGATGGAGTTAACAGATGAGTTAAGAGATTATGCAAAACTTAAAAATATCACTGAAACGACAGAACTTCGTGAAGTTATCGTTGAAAAGATGATTGAAATATACGAACGTAACGGTGACTTAGACGAAGGTATGAACATGCAAGACGACTTAACGATTATTTTAGTCGTTGGGGTAAATGGTGTCGGTAAAACAACGTCAATTGGTAAGCTTGCGCACCGTTATAAATCTGAAGGTAAAAATGTCATGTTAGCAGCAGCAGATACGTTTCGTGCTGGTGCAATTAACCAGCTTCAAGTTTGGGGAGACCGAGTCGATGCTGACGTTATTAAACACCAAGAAGGCTCTGATCCAGCAGCAGTTGTATTTGACGCAGTAAACGCTGCAAAACGTCGAGGTACAGATGTTTTAATCGTCGACACAGCTGGACGCCTACAAAATAAAGGTAACTTAATGAAAGAGTTAGAAAAGATGAAACGCGTCATTCAGCGTGTTGATGAAAATGCGCCACACGAAGTATTACTTGTGTTAGATGCAACGACTGGTCAAAACGCAATGCTTCAAGCAAAATCATTTAACGATGTGACTGAATTAACAGGGATTGTCTTAACAAAACTCGACGGCACGGCTAAAGGTGGTATCGTACTTGCAATTAAAAACGAACTCGGTATACCAGTTAAATTTGTCGGACTCGGAGAGAAAATTGATGACCTCGAGATATTTAGTGCAGAAAACTATGTTTACGGACTATTTGCCGATATGATAGATGAATCAGGAGAATCATCAGATGACGAACGAACTGAATAA
- a CDS encoding putative DNA-binding protein, giving the protein MTNELNKTLRMNYLYDFYNGLLTDKQKDYVKLYYLMDLQFSEIADELNVTRQAVYDNLKRTTEVLESYEENLGMYKHYLKRLDLLETLRESLDDKDKALEIIEKLESLD; this is encoded by the coding sequence ATGACGAACGAACTGAATAAGACACTACGTATGAACTACTTATACGACTTTTATAATGGCTTATTAACAGATAAGCAAAAAGATTATGTTAAACTATATTACTTAATGGATTTACAGTTTTCTGAAATTGCTGATGAGTTAAACGTAACGCGTCAAGCAGTATACGATAATTTAAAGCGTACGACTGAAGTGTTAGAATCGTATGAAGAAAACTTAGGTATGTACAAACATTATTTAAAACGCCTAGATTTACTTGAAACATTAAGAGAATCATTAGATGATAAAGACAAAGCATTAGAGATTATAGAAAAACTCGAATCACTCGATTAG
- the ffh gene encoding signal recognition particle protein — MAFEGLGSRLQNILDDIKGKGKVTEQDIKTMMREVRLALLEADVNFKVVRQFIKDVSKRAEGSDVMKSLTPGQQVIKIVQEELTELMGGENAKINLAKKPPTVIMMVGLQGAGKTTTAGKLALLLRKQHNKKPLLVAGDIYRPAAIDQLETIGRQLDIPVYSMGDKEKVETIVENAMNYAKDEHLDTVIIDTAGRLHIDEALMEELKNVKEISNPDEIMLVVDSMTGQDAVNVAESFNDLLDITGVTLTKLDGDTRGGAALSIRSVTEKPIKFIGVSEKLDGLEPFHPERMASRILGMGDILSIIDRAQANVDMEEQEKLEQKLKENSFTLDDFLDQMDQVKSMGPLDELIKMLPGANKIKGLDKVKMSGKEIDHVQAIIRSMTMEERENPEKLNISRKRRIAKGSGRSLQEVNRLLKQFNEMKKMMKQFTNQKGKRKNPFSGMGLPF, encoded by the coding sequence GTGGCATTTGAAGGATTAGGTTCAAGACTTCAAAATATCTTAGATGATATTAAAGGTAAAGGTAAAGTCACTGAACAAGACATAAAAACGATGATGCGTGAAGTACGTTTAGCACTACTTGAAGCGGACGTTAACTTTAAAGTCGTGCGTCAATTCATTAAAGACGTATCAAAACGCGCAGAAGGTTCTGACGTGATGAAATCATTAACGCCAGGGCAACAAGTCATTAAAATTGTACAAGAAGAATTAACAGAATTAATGGGTGGAGAAAACGCTAAAATTAATTTAGCGAAAAAGCCACCAACAGTCATTATGATGGTTGGTTTACAAGGGGCAGGTAAAACAACAACAGCAGGTAAGCTTGCATTACTTTTACGTAAACAACATAACAAAAAACCATTACTCGTTGCTGGTGACATCTACCGCCCAGCTGCGATTGACCAATTAGAAACAATCGGTCGCCAATTAGACATTCCAGTCTATTCAATGGGCGATAAAGAAAAAGTTGAAACGATCGTAGAAAACGCAATGAACTACGCTAAAGACGAACATCTCGACACAGTCATCATCGATACAGCGGGTCGTCTTCACATTGACGAAGCATTAATGGAAGAGTTAAAAAACGTTAAAGAAATATCAAATCCAGACGAAATTATGCTCGTTGTTGACTCAATGACCGGTCAAGACGCAGTAAACGTCGCAGAATCATTTAACGATTTATTAGATATTACAGGAGTTACATTAACTAAATTAGATGGTGACACACGTGGGGGTGCGGCACTTTCAATTCGTAGTGTCACTGAAAAACCGATTAAATTTATCGGGGTTTCAGAAAAATTAGATGGCTTAGAACCATTCCATCCTGAGCGTATGGCGAGCAGAATTCTCGGAATGGGAGACATTTTATCAATCATCGACCGCGCGCAAGCAAACGTCGATATGGAAGAACAAGAAAAGCTTGAACAAAAATTAAAAGAAAACTCATTTACGTTAGACGACTTTTTAGACCAAATGGATCAGGTGAAAAGTATGGGACCACTGGATGAGTTAATTAAAATGCTTCCAGGTGCAAATAAAATTAAAGGTCTCGATAAAGTTAAAATGAGCGGTAAAGAAATCGATCACGTCCAAGCAATCATTCGCTCGATGACGATGGAAGAACGTGAAAATCCTGAGAAACTAAACATTTCAAGAAAGCGTCGTATCGCAAAAGGATCTGGACGTTCACTTCAAGAAGTGAACCGTTTATTAAAACAATTTAACGAAATGAAAAAGATGATGAAACAATTTACAAACCAAAAAGGTAAGCGTAAAAACCCATTTAGCGGTATGGGACTACCTTTTTAA
- the rpsP gene encoding 30S ribosomal protein S16: MATKIRLTRMGSKRNPFYRIVVADSRVKRDGRIIEQLGYFDPLKEEDNVKLDDEKALEWMLTGAKPSDTVRSIFSKRGLMEKLHNAKQGK; this comes from the coding sequence ATGGCAACAAAAATCAGATTAACTCGTATGGGTTCTAAAAGAAATCCTTTCTACAGAATCGTAGTTGCGGATTCAAGAGTAAAAAGAGATGGTCGTATTATCGAACAACTTGGTTACTTTGACCCATTAAAAGAAGAAGATAACGTCAAATTAGACGATGAAAAAGCATTAGAATGGATGTTAACAGGTGCAAAACCTTCTGACACTGTTCGTTCTATCTTTAGTAAGCGTGGTTTAATGGAAAAACTACACAACGCTAAACAAGGTAAATAA
- a CDS encoding KH domain-containing protein, with amino-acid sequence MKQLLQTILQPIVRHPESLTITETTEDRKVVYTVNAHEDDVGRIIGKGGRAIKAVRTIMTAANDDPSVRVFVDVE; translated from the coding sequence ATGAAACAACTACTACAAACGATTTTACAACCTATCGTCCGTCATCCTGAAAGTCTTACAATTACTGAGACGACTGAAGATAGAAAAGTGGTTTATACTGTCAACGCACATGAAGATGATGTTGGCAGAATCATTGGCAAAGGCGGTCGTGCCATCAAAGCGGTGCGCACGATTATGACTGCAGCTAATGATGACCCGTCAGTAAGAGTGTTTGTTGACGTAGAATAA
- the rimM gene encoding ribosome maturation factor RimM (Essential for efficient processing of 16S rRNA), whose protein sequence is MIDIGTLVNFHGVRGEVKVLSSSDFAFERFSKGQTVTIKNETYTITNYRKHKNFHLLTFEGISNINEVEHLKGETVYQAFDAVDMELPEGQYHFNDIIGCEVVNLNTNEVLGTISTILPTGSKDVFVIGDYKYMIPNAEDIVKSIDVENKTIEIEPIEGLLDL, encoded by the coding sequence ATGATAGATATCGGAACTTTAGTAAATTTTCACGGTGTGCGTGGAGAAGTAAAAGTGTTAAGTAGCAGTGACTTCGCATTCGAACGCTTTTCAAAAGGCCAAACAGTCACAATTAAAAATGAAACGTATACGATTACGAATTATCGTAAACATAAAAATTTCCATTTATTAACGTTTGAAGGTATTAGTAACATTAATGAAGTTGAACATTTAAAAGGTGAAACAGTGTACCAAGCGTTTGACGCAGTAGACATGGAATTACCTGAAGGACAGTATCATTTTAATGATATTATCGGTTGTGAAGTAGTGAATTTAAATACAAATGAAGTACTCGGTACTATATCAACAATCCTTCCAACAGGGAGTAAGGACGTCTTTGTTATTGGTGATTATAAATATATGATTCCAAATGCTGAAGACATTGTAAAATCGATTGATGTTGAAAATAAAACAATTGAAATCGAACCAATAGAAGGACTGTTAGATCTATGA
- the trmD gene encoding tRNA (guanosine(37)-N1)-methyltransferase TrmD codes for MNIYYLTLFPEMYEGILSSSILKRAEDKGLVNYQTLNFREYANNKHNQVDDYPYGGGAGMVLKPEPVYRAMDEIDLDNARVLLMCPSGRRFDQTFAEELSTEENIVFINGHYEGYDERIRKLATDEVSIGDYVLTGGEIASMAMTDAIVRLIPGVIQKESHENDSFSTGMLEHPHYTRPREYRGMKVPDVLLSGDHKKIEEWRYEESLKRTRERRPDLLEENEK; via the coding sequence ATGAATATATACTATTTAACACTATTTCCAGAAATGTATGAAGGTATATTAAGTTCATCTATTTTAAAACGCGCGGAAGACAAGGGACTCGTCAACTATCAGACGTTAAACTTTAGAGAATATGCGAATAATAAGCACAATCAAGTCGATGATTATCCATACGGCGGAGGTGCTGGAATGGTATTAAAACCTGAACCAGTATACCGAGCGATGGATGAAATAGATTTAGACAATGCACGTGTTTTACTTATGTGTCCATCTGGACGCCGGTTCGATCAAACGTTCGCAGAAGAACTATCTACTGAAGAAAATATTGTATTTATAAACGGTCACTACGAAGGCTATGACGAGCGTATTCGAAAACTTGCGACCGATGAAGTTTCAATTGGAGATTACGTATTAACAGGTGGAGAAATTGCGTCGATGGCAATGACAGATGCGATTGTACGACTCATCCCTGGTGTAATACAAAAAGAAAGTCACGAAAACGACAGCTTTTCTACTGGAATGCTCGAACATCCACATTACACGAGACCAAGAGAATATAGAGGTATGAAAGTACCAGACGTATTACTTAGTGGAGATCATAAAAAGATTGAAGAGTGGCGCTACGAAGAATCGTTAAAACGCACGCGAGAACGTCGCCCAGATTTATTAGAAGAAAACGAAAAATAA
- the rplS gene encoding 50S ribosomal protein L19 translates to MSQQLLQDITKSQLKTDLPEFNTGDTVRVHVRITEGERERIQVFEGVVIRRRGGGISETFTVRKISYGVGVERTFPVHTPKIDKIEVTRKGSVRRAKLYYLRSLRGRAARIKEKREN, encoded by the coding sequence ATGTCACAACAATTATTACAAGACATTACAAAATCACAATTAAAAACTGATCTACCAGAGTTTAACACTGGTGACACAGTAAGAGTACACGTACGTATCACTGAAGGTGAACGTGAAAGAATCCAGGTGTTCGAAGGTGTAGTAATTCGTCGCCGTGGTGGAGGAATTTCTGAAACATTCACAGTAAGAAAAATTTCTTACGGTGTTGGAGTAGAAAGAACATTCCCAGTTCACACACCAAAAATCGATAAAATCGAAGTGACTCGTAAAGGTAGCGTACGTCGTGCGAAATTATACTACTTACGTAGCTTACGTGGTAGAGCTGCACGTATTAAAGAAAAACGTGAAAACTAA
- a CDS encoding S41 family peptidase — protein MNKINIFNEIVEILNNDYAGYSAKKHLNQPEKYHITNEMTDEEFVKTVQSYLLDFNDGHLYFNKSDAATTNRGFKVRRYENSLYVTEVTKDSRFKLGDKIIKIDDLTINEFANKHLKLLEDHIHERQYWNVGLQNADKILLVRDNDELIFHLKNYEWESYIPTFTFKQIDAKTTYLKIESFADAEPIQKLLQEHSLEITQSSNLIIDVRINHGGNDTFYFPLLDYIFDKNISFQDLFEDDETMYTNYTKRNCDLWLEELKEYLKQNLDESTERLIQEEIKMVEKNYDKGMTLVPEDTDHMICGKNKPKNIYVLSDVFCGSSGETFVSNVKKSSKVTVVGRPTMGIMDYFNVITVHFDNYEFDYSISKMHEKYHYNQTGVVPDIYIPWTPEQIEHDLDLQYVLNLINK, from the coding sequence TTGAACAAAATAAATATCTTTAATGAGATAGTAGAAATTTTAAATAATGATTATGCCGGTTACTCTGCTAAGAAACACCTTAATCAACCTGAAAAATATCATATTACGAATGAAATGACAGATGAAGAATTTGTCAAAACAGTTCAATCCTATTTATTAGACTTTAATGATGGTCATCTTTATTTCAATAAATCTGATGCAGCCACGACTAATAGAGGTTTTAAAGTTAGACGCTATGAAAATTCATTATATGTAACAGAAGTTACAAAGGACTCACGTTTTAAGTTAGGTGATAAAATCATTAAAATCGACGACCTAACAATAAATGAATTTGCAAATAAACACTTAAAATTATTAGAAGATCATATTCACGAGAGGCAATATTGGAATGTAGGGTTACAAAATGCTGATAAAATTTTATTAGTTAGAGATAATGACGAACTTATTTTTCATCTAAAGAATTATGAATGGGAGTCTTATATCCCTACTTTTACTTTTAAACAGATAGATGCAAAAACAACTTATTTAAAGATTGAGAGCTTTGCTGATGCTGAACCAATACAAAAACTTTTGCAAGAACATAGCTTAGAAATCACTCAATCAAGTAATTTAATTATCGATGTAAGAATCAATCATGGAGGTAATGATACATTCTACTTCCCTCTTCTCGATTATATTTTCGATAAAAATATTTCGTTTCAAGATTTATTTGAAGATGATGAAACTATGTATACTAACTATACAAAAAGGAATTGCGACCTATGGTTAGAAGAATTAAAAGAATATTTGAAACAAAATTTAGATGAAAGCACAGAACGGTTAATTCAAGAAGAAATAAAAATGGTTGAAAAAAATTATGATAAAGGTATGACACTAGTACCAGAAGATACTGATCATATGATTTGTGGAAAAAATAAACCTAAAAACATCTATGTTTTATCCGATGTATTTTGTGGAAGTTCAGGAGAAACCTTTGTATCAAATGTAAAAAAGTCTTCGAAAGTTACTGTAGTCGGCCGACCAACGATGGGGATTATGGATTATTTTAATGTAATAACAGTACATTTTGATAATTATGAGTTTGATTACTCAATATCAAAAATGCATGAAAAATATCATTACAATCAAACAGGTGTTGTTCCAGATATTTATATTCCATGGACTCCTGAACAAATAGAGCATGATTTAGATCTACAATATGTTTTAAATTTAATTAATAAATAA
- a CDS encoding cupin domain-containing protein: MKNSQYWIEHLKLERHVEGGYYRQVLKSEDRHDNRALYTSIYFLLEHGNPSHLHQLTADEVWYYHAGHSLTIHTISKSGEYEAIKLGTDVENGEVLQALVPKGTIFGSSVENEGEYALVSCMVAPGFEFDDFKLFTQDELMKQFPQHEEIIKKYALKEEI, translated from the coding sequence ATGAAAAACAGTCAATATTGGATTGAACATTTAAAACTAGAACGTCATGTTGAGGGCGGTTATTATAGACAAGTGTTAAAGTCAGAAGATCGCCACGATAATCGCGCACTTTACACGAGTATTTACTTTCTTTTAGAGCACGGAAATCCTTCTCACTTACATCAGTTAACAGCAGACGAAGTATGGTATTATCACGCTGGACATTCTCTTACCATTCATACAATTTCTAAAAGTGGAGAATACGAAGCAATTAAACTTGGAACAGATGTCGAAAATGGTGAAGTACTACAAGCACTCGTTCCTAAAGGGACAATTTTTGGATCATCAGTTGAAAATGAAGGAGAGTATGCGCTCGTCAGTTGTATGGTCGCACCTGGATTTGAGTTCGATGATTTTAAACTATTCACTCAAGATGAACTCATGAAGCAATTTCCACAACATGAAGAGATTATTAAAAAATATGCATTAAAAGAAGAAATATAG
- the ppdK gene encoding pyruvate, phosphate dikinase yields MSKLVYSFDEGKTQSKEILGGKGYNLAEMKSLGLPVPDGFTITTTACMNYLNEGEVVTPSLKEEIENAVKDFEERAKKAFNSEDSLLLVSVRSGAKFSMPGMMDTILNLGLNDKNVETLAEKTGDRRFAYDCYRRLLQMFGEVVYKIPMVAFNSYFDRYKEKHNYELDTDIPAEGLEHIVNYFKELYLSEAGKPFPQEPEVQLIESVEAVFKSWNNDRARVYRELNDIPHDIGTGVTVQEMVFGNSGEHSGTGVAFTRNPATGENKLYGEYLINAQGEDVVAGIRTPKEISTLKEKAKDLYDEFVDITKKLEAHYKDMQDIEFTIEDGKLFILQTRNGKRTAKAAVEIATDLVEEGLIKKEEAIMMIEPKSLDQLLHPSFNEKSLESAELITKAGLPASPGAASGKIVFSAEEAKHSAENGEKVILVRPETSPEDIEGMIAAEAIVTTHGGMTSHAAVVARGMGKCCVTGASDLKIDGETRTVTYPGGEIKEGQVISVDGATGKLYLGEVETTANEQSEAFTRLMNWAEEISDMAVRMNAETNDEITAGFDFGAVGIGLVRTEHMFFGEERLVQMRKFIIAETKEERVEALNKILAYQKEDFEKIFRQADDRPVIVRLLDPPLHEFLPQTEKETKEVAETLDITPEFLNRRIRELSEVNPMLGHRGCRLSITYPELTTMQTEAMIEALIKVKDDGIESNLEIMVPLISTFEEFKTLKDVIETRAKELIEASGQTVNYSIGTMIEIPRACFIADKIAKECDFFSFGTNDLTQLTFGFSRDDVGKFIGEYEEKGILENDPFQTIDEAVGELVKMTVEKARSVDPDYKLGVCGELGGDPRSIEFFNEIGMSYVSCSPFRVPGAILASAQSKVKQDV; encoded by the coding sequence ATGTCAAAATTAGTCTATTCATTTGATGAAGGAAAAACTCAGTCGAAAGAGATTTTAGGGGGAAAAGGTTATAACTTAGCTGAAATGAAATCTCTTGGATTACCTGTTCCAGATGGCTTTACTATCACAACAACAGCGTGTATGAATTACTTAAATGAAGGTGAAGTTGTAACACCATCATTAAAAGAAGAAATTGAGAACGCTGTCAAAGATTTTGAAGAAAGAGCAAAGAAGGCATTTAATAGTGAAGACTCTTTACTGCTTGTTTCTGTAAGAAGTGGTGCTAAGTTTTCAATGCCTGGTATGATGGACACAATTTTAAACTTAGGTTTAAACGACAAAAATGTAGAAACACTTGCAGAAAAAACTGGAGATCGTCGATTTGCGTATGACTGTTATAGACGACTATTACAAATGTTTGGAGAAGTCGTTTATAAAATTCCAATGGTTGCATTTAACTCATATTTTGACCGTTACAAAGAAAAACATAACTATGAGTTAGATACTGACATTCCAGCAGAAGGCTTAGAACATATTGTCAATTACTTTAAAGAATTATACTTAAGTGAAGCGGGGAAACCATTCCCACAAGAACCAGAAGTTCAACTGATTGAATCAGTTGAAGCTGTATTTAAATCATGGAATAACGACCGTGCACGTGTGTACCGTGAATTAAATGATATTCCACATGATATTGGTACAGGTGTAACTGTACAAGAAATGGTATTTGGTAATAGTGGTGAACATTCAGGAACTGGTGTTGCATTTACTAGAAATCCAGCGACTGGAGAAAACAAATTATACGGCGAATATTTAATTAACGCTCAAGGTGAAGATGTAGTTGCAGGTATTCGCACGCCTAAAGAAATATCAACATTAAAAGAAAAAGCTAAAGATCTTTATGATGAATTTGTTGATATTACTAAAAAGTTAGAAGCTCATTATAAAGATATGCAGGATATTGAGTTTACAATAGAAGACGGCAAATTATTCATTTTACAAACGAGAAATGGTAAACGTACAGCAAAAGCTGCAGTAGAAATCGCGACAGACTTAGTTGAAGAAGGACTGATTAAAAAAGAAGAAGCAATTATGATGATTGAACCAAAATCATTAGACCAATTGCTTCACCCATCATTTAATGAAAAATCTTTAGAGTCTGCAGAATTAATTACAAAAGCAGGATTACCCGCAAGTCCTGGTGCAGCTTCAGGAAAAATTGTATTTAGTGCAGAAGAAGCTAAACATTCAGCTGAAAACGGTGAAAAAGTAATTTTAGTACGTCCTGAAACTTCACCAGAAGATATTGAAGGGATGATTGCAGCAGAAGCAATCGTTACTACACATGGAGGAATGACTTCACATGCTGCTGTAGTTGCAAGAGGTATGGGTAAATGCTGTGTAACAGGGGCATCTGATTTAAAAATAGATGGTGAAACTCGCACAGTGACTTATCCAGGTGGCGAAATTAAAGAAGGACAAGTCATTTCAGTCGATGGTGCAACTGGTAAATTATATTTAGGTGAAGTTGAAACAACTGCAAATGAACAAAGTGAAGCATTCACTAGACTGATGAATTGGGCAGAAGAAATTAGTGATATGGCAGTTAGAATGAACGCTGAAACGAATGATGAAATTACAGCGGGCTTTGACTTTGGTGCTGTAGGAATTGGACTCGTGAGAACAGAGCATATGTTCTTTGGTGAAGAGCGTCTCGTTCAAATGAGAAAATTCATCATTGCTGAAACGAAAGAAGAAAGAGTAGAAGCGTTAAATAAAATTTTAGCGTATCAAAAAGAAGATTTTGAAAAAATATTTAGACAAGCGGATGACCGACCAGTCATTGTAAGATTACTCGATCCACCATTACACGAATTTTTACCTCAAACTGAAAAAGAAACAAAAGAAGTGGCTGAAACGTTAGATATTACACCTGAATTTTTAAATCGACGTATTAGAGAACTATCTGAAGTGAACCCAATGCTTGGTCATAGAGGATGTCGATTATCAATTACTTATCCAGAGTTAACAACAATGCAAACAGAAGCAATGATTGAAGCACTTATTAAAGTAAAAGATGACGGTATTGAAAGTAATTTAGAAATCATGGTACCACTAATTTCTACATTTGAAGAGTTTAAAACACTTAAAGACGTGATTGAAACACGTGCAAAAGAATTAATTGAAGCGTCTGGTCAAACAGTAAACTATTCAATTGGAACAATGATAGAAATCCCAAGAGCTTGCTTTATTGCAGATAAAATCGCAAAAGAATGCGACTTCTTTAGCTTTGGTACAAATGACCTCACTCAACTTACATTCGGATTCTCTAGAGATGACGTCGGTAAATTTATCGGTGAATATGAAGAAAAAGGAATATTAGAAAACGATCCATTCCAAACAATTGATGAAGCGGTCGGAGAACTCGTTAAAATGACTGTCGAAAAAGCGAGAAGTGTTGACCCTGATTACAAGCTTGGTGTCTGTGGTGAACTTGGCGGAGACCCTCGCTCTATAGAATTCTTCAATGAAATTGGAATGTCATACGTTTCATGTTCACCATTTAGAGTTCCAGGTGCAATTCTCGCATCTGCTCAGAGTAAGGTTAAACAAGATGTCTAA
- a CDS encoding pyruvate, water dikinase regulatory protein yields the protein MSNQLNIFIVSDSVGETGEYMLHAVLSQFPNITDDEINIVKYTFIDTIEKLEPVLTLAKTKNAIVITTLVCPELNQFGQMFKEKENLTVIDYMSPLMREIENHSGKTAVLESGAVRRLDRAYFRRIEAMEFAVKYDDGKNFDGIEEADAIIIGVSRTSKTPLTMFLANKGYKIANIPLVHEVNLPKEIYEFNHLPIFGLTASPEYILNIRKKRMEVLGLSDSTKYVSLSKIKEELSYAEEVFRQVNATVISTEFRSIEESAHYIEKHLKHYVDF from the coding sequence ATGTCTAATCAGTTAAATATTTTTATAGTATCAGATAGTGTTGGTGAAACTGGAGAGTATATGCTACATGCTGTACTCTCACAGTTTCCAAATATTACAGATGATGAAATAAACATTGTAAAATACACATTTATAGATACGATTGAAAAGCTAGAACCTGTACTAACTCTCGCAAAAACAAAAAATGCAATCGTCATTACAACTTTAGTATGTCCAGAGTTAAATCAATTTGGTCAGATGTTTAAAGAAAAAGAAAATCTAACAGTTATAGACTATATGTCGCCGTTAATGAGAGAAATTGAAAATCATTCTGGGAAAACTGCCGTATTAGAAAGTGGTGCAGTACGTAGATTAGATCGTGCGTATTTTAGACGAATTGAAGCGATGGAATTTGCTGTAAAATATGATGATGGTAAAAACTTTGACGGTATAGAAGAAGCCGATGCAATCATTATTGGAGTTTCTAGAACTTCAAAAACACCACTGACGATGTTTTTAGCAAATAAAGGCTATAAAATCGCAAATATTCCACTCGTTCATGAAGTGAATTTACCAAAAGAAATCTATGAATTTAATCATCTACCAATATTTGGTCTTACAGCAAGTCCAGAATATATTCTTAACATTCGTAAGAAAAGAATGGAAGTATTAGGGTTAAGTGACTCAACAAAATATGTCAGTCTTTCAAAAATTAAAGAAGAATTAAGCTACGCTGAAGAAGTATTTAGACAAGTGAACGCAACAGTAATATCGACTGAATTTAGATCGATAGAAGAGTCTGCACATTATATTGAAAAACATTTAAAACATTATGTAGATTTTTAA